A stretch of the Pelmatolapia mariae isolate MD_Pm_ZW linkage group LG23, Pm_UMD_F_2, whole genome shotgun sequence genome encodes the following:
- the LOC134620397 gene encoding tumor necrosis factor receptor superfamily member 14-like, with product MSSRRKPVNVAALLMILMSVFSGLSLSCHQAEYQIGNECCPKCLAGSRVKTHCNEYRSTSCLPCMEGTYTDKPNGLERCTSCTNCDSGFGLRVKTPCKATSDTVCEPLEGFYCASYVGDSCEESREHRSCKPGQYISQKGTASTDTECSYCSIGTFSNGTFYSCQPHTQCHSLIAAGTAEADAQCGETSDHVTLTVILVFVFIIAVVLGVLCYKKRGFLNLWSQTNNTPTETSFPQQATDRSPSLLAPTEPPVEALREPPMALKSNSQNSLPTRGRTRGDGSEREAELKLVLVNDTHKETDREQGVT from the exons ATGTCTTCAAGAAGGAAACCTGTGAATGTGGCAGCGTTACTG ATGATTCTGATGTCAGTCTTCAGTGGTCTTAGCCTCTCATGCCATCAAGCAGAGTATCAGATAGGAAATGAATGCTGTCCAAAGTGTCTTGCAG gGAGTAGAGTAAAAACACACTGTAATGAATATAGAAGTACATCCTGTCTGCCCTGCATGGAGGGAACCTACACTGATAAACCTAATGGACTGGAGCGATGTACTTCATGTACAAACTGTGACTCAG GTTTTGGTCTGAGGGTAAAGACACCATGTAAAGCAACATCAGATACAGTCTGTGAACCACTGGAGGGATTCTACTGTGCTTCCTATGTGGGAGATAGCTGTGAGGAATCACGTGAACACAGAAGCTGTAAACCAGGACAGTACATCAGTCAGAAGG GAACAGCCTCCACAGACACTGAGTGCTCTTACTGCAGCATTGGAACATTTTCAAATGGAACATTTTACTCCTGTCAGCCACATACACA ATGTCACTCACTGATAGCAGCAGGAACAGCTGAGGCTGACGCTCAGTGTGGAGAAACAAGTGATCATGTGACCCTGACTGTTATCCTtgtatttgttttcattattgCAGTAGTATTAGGAGTATTGTGCTACAAAAAACGAG GTTTTCTAAATTTATGGTCACAGACCAACAACACTCCCACAGAAACTTCATTTCCACAGCAGGCAACAGACCGTTCACCTTCACTGCTTGCTCCAACTGAGCCTCCTGTTGAAGCTTTGCGTG AGCCTCCTATGGCCCTGAAGTCCAACTCCCAGAATTCCCTCCCTACGAGAGGGCGTACCAGAGGTGACGGGAGTGAACGGGAAGCAGAACTGAAGCTGGTTTTGGTtaatgacacacacaaagagacagacagag AACAAGGTGTAACATGA